Proteins encoded by one window of Aliivibrio wodanis:
- the engB gene encoding probable GTP-binding protein EngB, giving the protein MSKIIHYQKTHFITSAPDIRHLPEDEGIEVAFAGRSNAGKSSALNRLTNQKGLAKTSKTPGRTQLINLFKVDENCHIVDLPGYGFAQVPIEMKKKWQKSLGEYLQKRQSLKGLVVLMDIRHPLKDIDQQLVFWAVDQNIPVQILLTKADKLKSGARKAQVLKVREAAVDFGGEVVVDAFSSSKGFGVDILRAKLDTWFAPAFEIDDEFIEGLDAE; this is encoded by the coding sequence GTGAGCAAAATCATTCACTACCAAAAGACGCACTTCATTACCAGTGCACCAGATATTCGCCATCTACCTGAGGATGAAGGTATTGAAGTTGCCTTCGCTGGCCGTTCAAATGCCGGTAAGTCGAGCGCATTAAACCGCTTAACAAACCAAAAAGGCTTAGCAAAAACCTCTAAAACTCCGGGTCGTACTCAGCTTATTAACTTATTTAAAGTTGATGAGAACTGTCACATTGTGGATTTACCAGGATATGGCTTTGCTCAAGTTCCTATTGAGATGAAAAAGAAATGGCAGAAGTCTTTAGGTGAGTACCTACAGAAACGTCAAAGCTTAAAAGGCTTAGTGGTATTGATGGATATTCGTCATCCACTTAAAGATATTGACCAACAGCTTGTGTTCTGGGCAGTTGACCAAAATATCCCAGTACAAATCTTATTAACTAAAGCAGATAAACTGAAAAGTGGTGCTCGTAAAGCACAAGTACTTAAAGTACGTGAAGCTGCGGTAGATTTTGGTGGTGAAGTTGTTGTTGATGCGTTCTCTTCATCAAAAGGATTCGGTGTTGATATACTTCGTGCCAAGCTAGACACATGGTTTGCACCGGCTTTTGAAATCGATGATGAATTCATTGAAGGTCTAGATGCTGAATAA
- a CDS encoding cytochrome c, whose translation MKKLALILTLLASCSTWAQGDIEAGKQKSVTCTACHGQEGNSTLTQYPNLAGQHAGYLEKQINEFKLGMLTQGKQGRMDPVMGAMAMGVDEQGAKDIAAYYASLPMADNTTPEESIPAGKALYLAGDMERGITACVACHGPRGNGTSLSGFPKISGQHSDYVKAQLEKFRSGDRSNDMNAMMRDIAKKLTDEDIATLSKYVGGLH comes from the coding sequence ATGAAAAAATTAGCGCTGATATTAACTCTCCTAGCTAGTTGCTCAACATGGGCTCAAGGAGATATCGAAGCTGGAAAGCAAAAATCTGTAACATGTACGGCGTGTCATGGTCAAGAAGGTAACAGTACCTTGACCCAATACCCAAACCTAGCAGGTCAACACGCAGGTTATCTTGAAAAGCAAATCAATGAATTTAAATTGGGCATGCTAACTCAAGGAAAGCAAGGCCGTATGGATCCTGTTATGGGTGCAATGGCAATGGGTGTTGATGAACAAGGAGCTAAAGATATAGCGGCTTATTATGCCTCTTTACCAATGGCGGACAATACCACTCCAGAGGAATCGATTCCTGCAGGCAAAGCATTATACTTAGCGGGTGATATGGAGCGTGGAATTACGGCGTGTGTTGCGTGTCATGGCCCTCGAGGTAATGGTACATCACTGTCAGGCTTCCCTAAAATATCTGGTCAGCATTCTGATTACGTAAAAGCGCAGTTAGAAAAATTTCGTTCTGGCGATCGTTCAAATGACATGAATGCCATGATGCGTGATATTGCGAAGAAGCTGACAGATGAAGATATTGCAACCTTGTCTAAATACGTTGGTGGCCTGCATTAA
- a CDS encoding putative exported protein: MSTVTLLALLGGAIILALASYAGSLLMKLKKQKELQEQHRKLAIQKRNANIFENVVLLCQAGMQERCDHSELAIRLYCIMDYLQEDDRIDVEQDYPALSELYHVVKDMPRGDARQELAKQDRMKDNLARTKAEARLQDAIKEEIQQLQVRIKPLNQSIDIKMI, encoded by the coding sequence ATGTCTACAGTAACCCTGTTGGCACTGCTTGGCGGTGCAATTATTCTTGCGCTAGCTAGTTATGCTGGCAGCTTACTGATGAAGTTAAAAAAGCAGAAGGAACTGCAAGAACAACACAGAAAATTGGCGATACAAAAACGTAACGCCAATATTTTTGAGAATGTGGTACTGCTTTGCCAAGCAGGAATGCAAGAGCGTTGTGATCACTCTGAGTTAGCGATTCGTTTATATTGCATCATGGATTATCTACAAGAAGATGACCGTATTGATGTTGAGCAAGATTACCCTGCGCTATCTGAGCTATATCATGTAGTCAAAGACATGCCGCGCGGTGATGCAAGACAAGAACTCGCGAAGCAAGACCGAATGAAAGACAATTTAGCTCGCACTAAAGCAGAAGCTCGTCTACAAGATGCAATTAAAGAAGAGATCCAACAATTGCAAGTTCGCATCAAACCACTGAATCAAAGTATTGATATTAAAATGATCTGA
- the hemN gene encoding oxygen-independent coproporphyrinogen III oxidase produces MSNQQIVWDQEIIEKYNYSGPRYTSYPTALEFHEAYTPAEFDMACTQYPERPLSLYIHIPFCHKLCYFCGCNKVITRHHHKADIYLDSLELEIRQRAALFTERKVTQLHFGGGTPTFLTKVQFTRLMNLLRGEFNFEEGAEISIEVDPREIELDMLDHLRDEGFNRLSIGVQDFNKEVQHLVNRDQDEDFIISMVQRAKELGFRSTNLDLIYGLPKQSAESLALTIKRVLEMEPGRLSVFNYAHMPTLFAAQRKIKDADLPAPAEKLVMLQETIENLTGAGYQFIGMDHFALPDDELAVAQREGILHRNFQGYTTQGECDLLGMGVSAISMIGDSYAQNKKDLKEYYAQVDEKRHALWRGVALDQDDLIRREVIKQLICNFTLDTKAIEAEFNLDFDKYFAEDIKLLQTFINDELVTMHEGRIDVELRGRLLIRNICMCFDKYLRDRARQQQFSRVI; encoded by the coding sequence ATGTCAAATCAACAAATCGTATGGGATCAAGAGATCATTGAGAAGTATAACTACTCAGGCCCACGTTACACCTCTTACCCAACTGCTTTAGAGTTCCACGAAGCTTATACTCCTGCTGAATTCGATATGGCGTGTACTCAGTATCCTGAGCGTCCACTGTCTCTTTATATTCATATCCCATTTTGTCACAAGCTATGTTACTTCTGTGGCTGTAATAAAGTTATCACTCGCCATCACCATAAAGCGGATATTTATCTAGATTCACTAGAACTAGAAATCCGTCAGCGTGCAGCACTGTTTACTGAACGTAAGGTAACACAATTGCATTTTGGTGGCGGTACTCCAACCTTCCTGACTAAAGTCCAATTCACTCGTTTAATGAATTTGTTACGTGGTGAGTTTAACTTTGAAGAAGGCGCAGAGATCAGTATTGAAGTTGATCCACGAGAAATTGAACTGGATATGCTTGATCACCTACGTGATGAAGGCTTCAACCGTCTAAGCATTGGTGTACAAGATTTCAATAAAGAAGTTCAGCACTTGGTTAACCGCGATCAAGATGAAGACTTTATTATCTCTATGGTACAAAGAGCAAAAGAGCTAGGTTTCCGCTCAACTAATCTTGATTTGATTTACGGCCTACCAAAGCAATCAGCAGAATCTTTAGCATTAACGATCAAGCGTGTACTAGAAATGGAACCGGGTCGTTTGTCTGTATTTAACTATGCACACATGCCAACGCTGTTTGCTGCACAACGTAAAATCAAAGATGCTGATTTACCTGCACCCGCTGAAAAATTAGTGATGCTGCAAGAAACCATCGAAAACCTAACAGGTGCAGGCTACCAGTTTATCGGTATGGATCACTTTGCACTGCCTGATGATGAGCTAGCAGTAGCACAGCGTGAAGGCATTCTTCACCGTAATTTCCAAGGCTACACCACTCAAGGTGAGTGTGATTTATTGGGTATGGGTGTGTCAGCAATTTCAATGATTGGTGACAGCTACGCACAGAACAAAAAAGACTTAAAAGAATATTACGCTCAGGTTGATGAAAAACGTCACGCTCTGTGGCGTGGTGTTGCGCTAGACCAAGATGATTTAATTCGTCGTGAAGTGATTAAACAACTTATCTGTAATTTCACACTGGATACTAAAGCGATTGAAGCGGAGTTTAATTTAGACTTTGATAAGTACTTCGCTGAAGACATTAAGCTTCTACAAACGTTTATTAATGATGAATTAGTGACTATGCACGAAGGGCGTATTGATGTTGAACTGCGTGGTCGTTTATTGATCCGTAATATCTGTATGTGTTTTGATAAGTACTTACGAGATCGTGCGCGTCAGCAGCAGTTTTCTAGAGTGATCTAG
- the asnC gene encoding HTH-type transcriptional regulator, AsnC-family, which yields MNQSNKLDDLDRDILQALMNDARTPYAELAKRFNVSPATIHVRIEKMKAADIIEGTEVIVNPKTLGYDVCCFIGINLYAARDYHSALAKLDALEEVVEAYYTTGAYNIFVKLMCKSIQELQHVLIDKLQAIEEVQSTETLISLQNPISRNVKP from the coding sequence ATGAATCAATCTAATAAACTCGACGATCTCGACCGTGATATTTTACAAGCCCTCATGAATGATGCTCGCACTCCTTACGCTGAGTTAGCAAAACGCTTCAATGTCAGTCCTGCAACCATTCATGTTCGTATCGAAAAAATGAAAGCTGCCGACATTATTGAAGGTACTGAGGTGATAGTGAATCCTAAAACCTTGGGCTATGACGTCTGCTGTTTTATTGGAATTAACCTATACGCAGCCCGTGATTATCATTCAGCATTGGCTAAATTAGATGCGTTAGAGGAAGTGGTTGAGGCGTATTACACCACAGGCGCTTATAATATCTTCGTTAAGTTAATGTGTAAGAGTATTCAAGAGCTACAGCATGTATTGATTGATAAGTTGCAAGCAATCGAGGAAGTGCAGTCGACTGAGACGCTGATTTCGTTGCAGAACCCGATCAGTCGTAATGTGAAGCCGTAA
- the uspA gene encoding universal stress protein A has protein sequence MSYQHILVAVDLTEESKALVSKAAGLAKALEAKVSFIHIDVSYAELYTGLIDINLAETQHQAMEASKEAMQHLVEFANYPIHKTLVSSGDLSNELCEAIDDLDVDLVVCGHHQDFWSKLLSSTRQVINTCPIDVLVVPFKDE, from the coding sequence ATGAGCTATCAACATATTCTTGTCGCTGTCGATTTAACAGAAGAGAGTAAAGCATTAGTTTCTAAAGCGGCGGGTCTAGCTAAAGCATTAGAAGCAAAAGTTTCTTTTATTCACATCGATGTAAGCTATGCAGAGCTTTATACTGGTTTAATTGATATCAACCTTGCAGAGACTCAACATCAAGCGATGGAAGCATCTAAAGAAGCCATGCAGCACTTAGTTGAATTTGCCAATTATCCAATTCACAAAACCTTAGTAAGTAGTGGTGATTTAAGTAATGAATTATGCGAGGCTATTGATGATCTTGATGTTGACCTTGTTGTTTGTGGCCATCACCAAGATTTCTGGAGTAAATTGCTGTCATCAACAAGACAAGTGATCAACACCTGTCCAATCGATGTATTAGTGGTCCCGTTTAAGGACGAGTAA
- the ftnA gene encoding ferritin-1: MLAKTMVDHLNAQINLEFFSSNLYLQMSAWCEDKGFDGAASFFRAHATEEMEHMQRLFTYVSETGSVPILGAIEAPQSEFSGLGDVFRTTLEHEQMITQEINKLAHVAFTSQDYSTFNFLQWYVAEQHEEEKLFKGILDKIDLVGEDGKALFFIDKDLAVLATSGSTSIMDSTAG, translated from the coding sequence ATGTTAGCTAAAACGATGGTCGATCATCTAAATGCACAAATTAACCTAGAATTTTTCTCATCTAATCTATACTTACAGATGAGTGCTTGGTGTGAAGATAAAGGTTTTGATGGTGCTGCATCATTTTTCCGTGCTCATGCAACCGAAGAGATGGAGCACATGCAGCGTTTATTTACTTATGTAAGTGAGACAGGTTCAGTTCCAATCTTAGGTGCAATCGAAGCGCCACAATCAGAGTTTTCTGGTTTGGGTGATGTATTTCGTACCACGTTGGAACATGAACAAATGATCACACAAGAGATCAATAAACTTGCACATGTGGCGTTTACTTCACAAGATTACTCAACCTTTAATTTCCTTCAGTGGTATGTGGCTGAGCAACATGAAGAAGAGAAATTATTCAAAGGTATTTTAGATAAAATTGATTTAGTAGGTGAAGACGGTAAAGCACTATTCTTTATTGATAAAGATTTAGCTGTTTTAGCAACATCAGGCTCTACATCTATTATGGATAGCACTGCTGGATAA
- the uspB gene encoding universal stress protein B, whose product MISGDLILLALFTVTGINIIRYLSTLKTLLFVMREAHPLLYQQIDGRGFFTTHGNIGKQTKLFQYLWQEEYLDHHDTLFVFKCEKARYLFMLSSALLLVSVAVFFLVINLGI is encoded by the coding sequence ATGATAAGTGGCGACCTTATATTATTAGCATTATTTACCGTAACGGGTATTAACATTATTCGTTATTTAAGTACCTTAAAAACTCTTCTTTTTGTGATGCGAGAAGCACACCCTCTGTTGTATCAGCAAATTGATGGACGAGGCTTCTTTACCACTCACGGCAATATTGGTAAACAAACCAAGTTATTTCAATACTTATGGCAAGAAGAATACCTTGATCATCATGACACCCTTTTTGTGTTTAAATGTGAAAAAGCCCGTTATCTATTTATGCTCTCTAGTGCATTATTGCTTGTAAGTGTTGCTGTGTTTTTCTTGGTAATTAATTTGGGCATCTAG
- a CDS encoding putative exported protein, translating into MKKVDVVVIGAGAAGLMCAAEAGKRGRSVLVVDHAKKPGRKILISGGGRCNFTNYDVTANNYVCKNSHFVKSALSQYTNWDFISLIYKYEIEFEERDHGQLFCIDSAKEIVDMLLKECELAGVNYRYRCEISDIEKLNSGFRLKLDSDIIECESLVVATGGLSMPKLGATPFGYQLAEQFGLSVVPTSAGLVPFTLHKEDKEAFSDLSGIAIPVVVISESGESFKENLLFTHRGLSGPSILQISSYWNAGQKVMIDLLPNATLSEEFDKMNEAHPNQSVKNALATLLPKRVVETLLNNTVFQERSLKQVNHKEKEQLCALIHQWSILPNGTEGYRTAEVTLGGVDTDELSSKTMESKKYRVCILLVK; encoded by the coding sequence ATGAAAAAAGTAGACGTAGTGGTTATTGGTGCAGGTGCTGCAGGATTGATGTGTGCAGCAGAAGCCGGTAAGCGAGGGCGTAGTGTATTGGTTGTCGATCATGCCAAAAAGCCAGGCAGAAAAATCCTCATTTCAGGTGGTGGTCGTTGTAACTTTACTAACTACGATGTCACTGCTAATAACTATGTTTGCAAAAATTCACATTTTGTTAAATCAGCGTTATCGCAATATACCAACTGGGACTTTATCTCACTAATTTATAAGTATGAGATTGAGTTTGAAGAGCGCGATCACGGGCAGTTATTTTGTATTGATTCAGCGAAAGAAATTGTCGATATGCTATTAAAAGAGTGTGAATTAGCGGGTGTTAATTACCGATATCGCTGTGAAATTAGTGATATTGAAAAACTGAATTCTGGTTTTAGATTGAAGCTAGATAGCGATATTATTGAATGTGAGTCTTTGGTTGTAGCAACTGGTGGTTTGTCGATGCCTAAATTAGGAGCAACCCCATTTGGTTACCAATTGGCTGAACAATTTGGTTTATCTGTAGTTCCAACTTCTGCGGGTTTAGTGCCATTTACACTTCATAAAGAAGATAAAGAAGCGTTCTCTGATCTATCAGGTATTGCTATTCCTGTCGTAGTTATCTCAGAAAGTGGTGAAAGCTTTAAAGAGAATTTACTGTTTACACATCGCGGTTTATCCGGGCCCTCTATTCTACAAATTTCATCTTATTGGAACGCAGGTCAAAAAGTAATGATAGATCTGTTACCTAATGCCACTTTGTCTGAAGAATTCGATAAAATGAATGAAGCGCATCCAAATCAAAGTGTTAAGAACGCCTTAGCGACGCTATTACCAAAACGAGTGGTTGAAACCTTGTTAAATAATACCGTTTTTCAAGAGCGATCTTTAAAGCAAGTCAATCATAAAGAGAAAGAGCAACTTTGCGCTTTGATTCATCAGTGGAGCATATTACCAAACGGCACAGAAGGCTATCGTACGGCTGAGGTGACACTCGGTGGGGTAGATACCGATGAGCTGTCATCGAAAACGATGGAGTCAAAAAAATATCGGGTCTGTATTTTATTGGTGAAGTAA
- a CDS encoding putative signal transduction protein — MKTISFSVQDIAQLQEECDSLSIIPGSSCLVQLFSSQTKEEVAAYYSILKGLLPNVEVIGLCTIHASINAFIISQSTVVSISFFDDTKLTSAVVFHSEKEQDVGHQLLRKLSINQITKSCIAFSCSGSASNYQLFDAFSENPYVIPVSGGVSANAGEGTWVFLNGQFYQEHFVAVALHSEYLQVWNDAFIEWNPIGKRFRVTSSEGNIIKSIDHIPAYEFYCKYLADSNPLSLQQIQAFPLMLQENTARIINTVELITAEGYLCFASDIPMGDEVRLSYCHPSLTQEQVNQGAMKLAKKQPESIFIYNCESRIESSLESTELKTFSDIGVCQGMYGMGEFHRAHNQQILHHSLTYLALSESQDVIIDNHFSHTPRSHNLTPLFSLIKNSIHDLDTMTLEMEQKISEQSMRLIQTYRTDRRTGLLNRTVLKERLNHISQMDHLLSFKLTNLSQVNDKYGYQVGDKLLQDLSLYLHEYLGSALCTDIELYSIGIAEWGVVFNSDKKSNVLRKYIIDFIEDLEHENFEPYGLGDVDYLSVAMSGGLISRRDFTNIAVEDLILKTVEARRIAMRRNRHLCNARDLLDEDRSRQNQLDWLTCVNRAISQKGVLVYGQPIFEAKTYNIASTECLMRICEDDQVFAPGLFLPAVEGTHLYTRLSRAMIARSFEIMQTNDLNFSINLSPQDLMSERTLELLESSIIRLDNPLRVGFEVLETEQIKDYGRMIEICNHFKRLGARIIIDDFGSGYSNIDEIMKLEPQVIKLDGSIIKNVHQDRRQRLISQQMVQLCHALDAKVVAEFVHNKEVCDIVEDMGVDYLQGYFLGAPKSLLP, encoded by the coding sequence ATGAAAACCATTTCGTTTAGTGTTCAAGATATTGCTCAATTACAAGAAGAATGCGATTCACTATCGATAATTCCGGGATCTTCATGTTTAGTCCAGTTGTTTTCGTCGCAAACAAAGGAAGAGGTTGCGGCGTATTATTCTATCTTAAAAGGCTTATTACCGAATGTCGAAGTAATTGGACTTTGTACTATTCATGCAAGTATTAATGCTTTTATTATCAGTCAATCTACCGTTGTCTCAATTTCATTTTTTGATGATACTAAACTAACTTCAGCCGTCGTTTTTCATTCAGAAAAAGAGCAAGATGTTGGGCATCAATTATTAAGAAAGCTATCTATTAATCAAATAACAAAAAGCTGTATCGCTTTTAGTTGTTCTGGCTCTGCTAGTAATTATCAATTGTTTGATGCTTTTTCGGAAAACCCTTATGTAATCCCTGTTTCTGGTGGAGTATCCGCAAATGCTGGAGAAGGTACTTGGGTCTTTTTAAATGGTCAATTTTACCAAGAGCATTTTGTCGCTGTTGCTCTTCACAGTGAATATTTGCAAGTTTGGAATGATGCTTTTATTGAATGGAATCCAATAGGGAAGCGGTTTCGAGTCACTTCTTCTGAAGGTAACATAATAAAAAGTATTGATCATATTCCAGCGTATGAGTTTTATTGTAAGTATCTTGCAGATAGTAACCCTCTTTCTTTACAGCAAATTCAAGCGTTTCCATTAATGTTGCAAGAAAATACAGCTCGTATTATTAATACGGTTGAATTGATAACGGCCGAAGGCTATTTATGCTTTGCTAGTGATATACCTATGGGAGATGAAGTTAGGCTATCTTATTGTCATCCTTCGTTAACTCAAGAGCAGGTGAATCAAGGAGCAATGAAATTAGCTAAAAAGCAGCCTGAATCTATTTTTATTTATAACTGTGAATCGAGAATTGAAAGCAGTTTAGAATCTACAGAACTGAAAACATTTTCAGATATTGGGGTCTGCCAAGGCATGTATGGAATGGGTGAATTCCATCGAGCTCACAATCAACAAATTCTACACCATAGTTTGACCTATTTAGCGTTGAGCGAGTCTCAAGATGTCATTATTGATAATCATTTTTCCCATACACCTCGTTCACACAATTTGACACCGTTGTTTTCATTAATTAAAAACTCTATCCATGACTTGGATACCATGACGTTAGAAATGGAGCAGAAGATTAGTGAGCAATCAATGCGTTTAATTCAAACTTATCGCACTGATCGAAGAACGGGTTTATTGAACCGAACGGTACTTAAAGAGCGTCTGAATCATATATCACAAATGGATCACCTCCTTTCATTTAAGTTAACTAACTTAAGTCAGGTTAATGATAAATATGGTTATCAAGTCGGCGATAAATTATTGCAAGACCTTAGTCTTTATTTACATGAGTATTTAGGTAGCGCGCTTTGTACTGATATTGAGCTTTATAGTATTGGAATTGCAGAGTGGGGTGTAGTTTTCAATAGTGACAAAAAAAGCAATGTCTTACGTAAATATATTATCGATTTTATTGAAGATTTAGAGCATGAAAATTTTGAGCCTTACGGACTAGGTGATGTCGATTACCTTAGCGTTGCAATGTCTGGTGGGTTAATCAGTCGTCGTGATTTTACTAATATTGCCGTTGAAGATTTAATTTTAAAAACGGTTGAAGCTCGTCGGATTGCGATGCGTCGAAATCGTCATCTATGTAATGCCCGCGACTTATTGGATGAAGATCGTTCACGCCAAAATCAGTTAGATTGGTTAACGTGTGTGAACCGTGCTATTTCTCAGAAAGGGGTGTTGGTGTATGGACAGCCTATTTTTGAGGCCAAAACATATAATATAGCATCAACAGAATGTCTTATGCGTATTTGTGAAGATGACCAAGTCTTTGCTCCTGGTCTATTTCTACCTGCAGTTGAAGGTACGCACCTTTACACTCGATTGAGTCGAGCTATGATTGCTCGTTCATTTGAGATAATGCAAACCAATGATTTAAATTTCTCGATAAATCTATCGCCTCAAGATTTAATGAGTGAGAGAACTTTAGAGTTATTAGAATCTTCAATTATTCGTTTAGATAACCCACTACGCGTTGGTTTTGAAGTGCTAGAAACAGAGCAGATTAAAGACTATGGCCGCATGATAGAAATATGTAACCATTTTAAACGTCTTGGTGCGCGTATTATTATTGATGACTTTGGATCTGGTTATTCAAATATTGATGAAATAATGAAACTTGAGCCTCAAGTGATTAAGCTTGATGGTTCTATTATTAAGAATGTTCATCAAGATCGACGCCAACGTCTTATCTCTCAACAAATGGTGCAGCTTTGTCATGCACTAGACGCTAAGGTTGTCGCTGAATTTGTGCATAACAAAGAGGTATGTGACATTGTCGAAGATATGGGTGTAGATTATCTGCAAGGCTACTTTTTAGGTGCTCCAAAATCATTATTGCCTTAA
- a CDS encoding putative lipoprotein, with protein sequence MKRSLLAVTTLLFFSGCSQQSSNTASDNSSEDNQNQSTTPHTFILRGTVVIGHESQSIQPCNSEQQYWINLKPEQWKVSNEIQSSPYQPMYGELIGHFEAPPKGGFANDYPARFIVSQINTLVAGEGPSCRSPIKPTKAFGNEPFWTIEVINNKLVFSEMGKSKQAQSIVDRSFKVDKRHYQTDDFSLTMTKSICKDSMVESIYGWRSEVDIKGKKYQGCATLSAQDSTLNWANYYQGTSTVGDSGLRIGLTLNPDHSAITTYDYNTNEPQLVETGVWQATNTNGVHVLMSRHQRQYMISERTFSKQGNQITTEKEIVNGVTFPIQAGLTLYSTTESSKQ encoded by the coding sequence ATGAAAAGGTCATTACTGGCAGTAACTACATTGTTATTTTTTTCGGGATGTAGTCAACAATCATCAAATACAGCAAGCGATAATTCATCTGAAGATAACCAGAATCAATCAACAACGCCTCATACTTTTATACTGCGTGGTACCGTTGTTATAGGTCATGAATCTCAAAGTATTCAACCTTGTAACAGTGAACAACAATATTGGATAAACTTAAAACCTGAACAATGGAAAGTCAGTAATGAGATTCAGTCATCTCCTTACCAACCGATGTATGGGGAGTTAATTGGTCATTTTGAAGCACCACCAAAAGGCGGTTTCGCTAATGATTACCCTGCACGCTTTATTGTCTCTCAAATCAATACATTAGTAGCAGGTGAAGGCCCTTCTTGTCGATCACCGATTAAGCCAACTAAAGCGTTTGGCAATGAACCATTTTGGACGATAGAAGTAATTAATAATAAACTCGTTTTCTCTGAAATGGGAAAATCAAAACAAGCTCAATCAATTGTAGATCGTTCTTTTAAAGTAGATAAACGTCATTATCAAACTGATGATTTTTCACTAACCATGACAAAATCCATCTGCAAAGACAGCATGGTTGAATCTATCTATGGCTGGCGTTCAGAAGTCGATATTAAAGGAAAAAAATATCAAGGCTGTGCGACATTATCAGCTCAAGACTCTACATTAAATTGGGCTAATTACTACCAAGGCACGAGTACTGTGGGAGATTCAGGGCTTCGTATTGGCTTAACCTTAAATCCAGATCACTCAGCAATAACGACATATGATTATAATACCAATGAACCTCAATTAGTTGAAACAGGGGTCTGGCAAGCAACAAATACTAATGGTGTACATGTCTTAATGAGTCGTCATCAGCGTCAATATATGATCTCAGAACGTACTTTTTCAAAACAAGGTAACCAAATCACCACTGAAAAAGAAATTGTCAATGGTGTTACGTTTCCGATCCAAGCAGGGCTAACACTGTATTCAACAACAGAGTCGAGTAAACAATAA
- the eda gene encoding KHG/KDPG aldolase, with translation MSWNLSPSDVFSASPVVPVMVIEQLEDAVPMAQALAAGGIHVFEVTLRTAVALEAITAIRKAMPLALVGAGTVISAQQYDQAVEAGAKFVISPGFTPSLLAHAKTADIPLIPGVATPSEVIRAIELGYTHLKFFPASAFGGPSVLKAMAAPLPQVQFCPTGGINPQNVNDYTALECVATVGGSWMLPKEAIVAKDWAEVTRLAKEAVELIK, from the coding sequence ATGAGTTGGAACCTTTCGCCTTCAGACGTATTTAGCGCATCACCCGTTGTTCCTGTTATGGTTATTGAACAATTAGAAGATGCAGTACCAATGGCTCAAGCTTTAGCTGCTGGTGGCATTCATGTATTTGAAGTGACACTACGAACCGCTGTGGCTTTAGAAGCGATTACAGCTATTCGTAAAGCGATGCCACTGGCCCTTGTTGGAGCAGGAACAGTGATCAGTGCTCAACAATATGATCAGGCAGTAGAAGCTGGTGCTAAATTTGTTATCTCTCCAGGATTTACACCAAGTTTATTGGCGCATGCAAAAACAGCAGATATTCCACTGATTCCAGGTGTTGCTACGCCATCAGAAGTAATCCGTGCGATTGAGCTAGGTTATACTCATCTTAAGTTTTTTCCTGCCAGTGCTTTTGGTGGTCCATCAGTATTGAAAGCGATGGCTGCACCATTGCCACAAGTTCAGTTTTGCCCAACAGGTGGCATTAATCCACAGAATGTTAATGACTATACGGCGTTAGAGTGTGTTGCTACGGTAGGTGGTTCTTGGATGTTACCTAAAGAGGCGATTGTCGCGAAAGATTGGGCTGAAGTGACAAGACTTGCGAAAGAAGCGGTTGAGTTGATTAAGTAA